From Mauremys mutica isolate MM-2020 ecotype Southern chromosome 15, ASM2049712v1, whole genome shotgun sequence, one genomic window encodes:
- the SBK3 gene encoding uncharacterized serine/threonine-protein kinase SBK3, which yields MELPEVEDNAEFLERLMEVTSRRLPQLELQDQYNIIKELGSGTYGNVLLAEHRERGTALALKLMPKERTERREFLREYCIALCLSAHAGFLRTLPVAFESPTHFAFAQELAPAGDLCAIVHDGEGLPEAQVKRCAAQLAEALDFMHGKALVHRDIKLDNVLLFDCECRRVKLGDFGLTRLEGTPVCAMSGTLPYAPPELCLLEASETLELDASLDVWAFGVLLFCLGTGCFPWDVAASADPQFEEFGAWQNSTVPGEAPAPWRAFSAAAQEMFRRLLTLDPNRRSPAIEVHKYLPLVWLASRRRELDGAGGLGGQWPSQSLAREQHGQEQLPGAASGPAPPTEGSAQAGGSRPQSKLGKEVGGGEDEAEGGGTGRSGGGGEPAPPALASIPCHPPVSSAPIPISSC from the exons ATGGAGCTCCCCGAGGTGGAGGACAACGCAGAGTTCCTGGAGCGGCTGATGGAGGTGACCTCGCGCCGCctgccccagctggagctgcaggatCAATACAACATCATCAAGGAGCTGGGCAGCGGCACCTACGGCAACGTGCTGCTGGCAGAGCACCGGGAGCGAG GCACGGCCCTGGCGTTGAAGCTGATGCCGAAGGAGAGGACGGAGCGGCGGGAATTCCTGCGGGAGTACTGCATTGCGCTCTGCCTGTCTGCCCACGCCGGTTTCCTGCGCACTCTGCCCGTCGCCTTCGAGAGCCCCACCCATTTTGCCTTTGCCCAGGAACTAGCGCCCGCTGGGGACCTGTGTGCCATCGTGCATGACGGG GAGGGTCTCCCAGAGGCCCAGGTGAAGCGCTGCGCAGCCCAGCTGGCCGAGGCCCTGGACTTCATGCACGGCAAAGCCCTGGTGCACCGGGACATCAAGCTGGACAACGTGCTGCTCTTCGACTGCGAGTGCCGGCGGGTGAAGCTGGGCGACTTCGGGCTGACGCGGCTGGAGGGCACGCCCGTCTGCGCCATGTCGGGCACCCTGCCCTACGCGCCGCCCGAGCTCTGCCTGCTCGAGGCCTCGGAGACGCTGGAGCTGGACGCCAGCCTGGACGTGTGGGCCTTCGGGGTGCTGCTCTTCTGCCTCGGCACCGGCTGCTTCCCCTGGGACGTGGCTGCCAGcgccgacccccagtttgaggagTTCGGCGCCTGGCAGAACAGCACGGTGCCAGGGGAGGCGCCGGCGCCCTGGAGGGCTTTCAGCGCCGCCGCCCAGGAGATGTTCCGGCGGCTGCTGACCCTCGACCCCAACCGCCGCAGCCCAGCCATCGAGGTGCACAAGTACCTGCCCCTGGTCTGGCTGGCAAGCCGCCGCCGGGAGCTGGATGGTGCCGGGGGACTGGGGGGCCAGTGGCCCAGCCAGAgcctggccagagagcagcacggTCAggaacagctcccaggcgctgccagtggcccagccccccccaccgagggctctgcccaggctggggggagcaggcccCAGTCCAAATTGGGaaaagaggtggggggaggggaggacgaaGCAGAGGGAGGAGGCACTGGCAggagcggagggggaggggagccagcaccccctgccttagcttccatcccctgccacccccctgtcTCCTCGGCCCCCATCCCGATCAGTTCCTGCTGA